The window CTGAAAGCCGGGGAATCAGGTCGCCGCGCTCAAAGTGCTTGGGGTGGCGGATAACGCCGGTCCAACCCTTGACTTCTTGCAATAACTCGGTGATTTCTAGTGTGAGACCGCTGCACGGCAATTTTCAATAAAACCTTGTAATGGTATATAGTTAGTGTATGTTTTCTCCATCGAAATTGATGGAGGCGATCATGAGCGAGCGCACTTCTTCCAAGCCTGGCATTGCCGACTATGTTGTTGCCCGTCGCAAGCGCAAAGAGTGCTTTCTCGACGAGATTGATCGCCTCATCGACTGGAACCCGCTGGAAAAGCTTTTGCACAAAGCGCTCAAACGGGTGGTCAACGCCGTGGGCAATCCGGCTTATCCGCCGCTTCCCATGTTCAAAATTCTGCTCCTGCAGCGCTGGTACAACCTCAGCGACGCGGCGGTGGAAGAGGCTCTGTACGACTGCTTCTCCTTTGTCCGGTTCGTTGGCCTTTCCCTGGATCACGATGAAGTGCCCGACGCCACCACAAATTGTCGCTTTCGCCAGAGCCTCGTTGAGCGCAACGTGCAAAAACGTTTGTTGGACAAGCTCAACCATCAGTTGCAGCGACGCGGCCTCTTGGTTCGAGAAGGAGCCATCGTCGACGCCAGCGTGGTGTCGTCCGCGCGCCGTCCGCTCAAGGTGATCGAGGTCCTCCCGCAGGATCGCCAGGAAGCCAACGAAGACGCGGCGGATGTGACGATCAGCTATTCCGACGACGCCGAGGCGGCCTGGCTGCGCAAGGGCAATCGAGCGTACTATGGATACAAAATCCACGCCGCCACGGACAGCCGGGACGGCTTTGTCCTCGGTGGCCATGCCACGCCGGCAAATCGGTCCGACACGGAGGAATTCGTCGCCGTTTTGGATGAAGTAGATGCGAAAGCCGGCGAGAGCATTTTCGCGGACAAGGGATACAGCAGCCAGCTCAACCGCTTCGTGCTTCAGGTTCGCGGCCTTGCCGACGGCATCATGTACAAGGCCGCTCGCAACCGGGAACTGACCCCATCGGAAAAATCCGCCAACCGCCAAGTCAGCAGCGTCCGTTCAAAGGTGGAGCGAGCCTTCGGCACTCTCAAGCGCGGCTATGGCTTTTTCCGAGCGAGATACCTCGGGCGGGCCAAGGTCGAGCTGGAGTTTCTCCTCAACGCCATGGCTTTCAACCTGAAAAAAGCCGCTTTAAAGGCTGGTTGCTGAGGACAGGTGTCTCCTTTGGCGGCGAAAACCGCAAAGGGAGGCAGAAAACAGCTTAAGTCCTCAGGAAAACCAC of the Desulfovibrio sp. TomC genome contains:
- a CDS encoding IS5 family transposase, giving the protein MSERTSSKPGIADYVVARRKRKECFLDEIDRLIDWNPLEKLLHKALKRVVNAVGNPAYPPLPMFKILLLQRWYNLSDAAVEEALYDCFSFVRFVGLSLDHDEVPDATTNCRFRQSLVERNVQKRLLDKLNHQLQRRGLLVREGAIVDASVVSSARRPLKVIEVLPQDRQEANEDAADVTISYSDDAEAAWLRKGNRAYYGYKIHAATDSRDGFVLGGHATPANRSDTEEFVAVLDEVDAKAGESIFADKGYSSQLNRFVLQVRGLADGIMYKAARNRELTPSEKSANRQVSSVRSKVERAFGTLKRGYGFFRARYLGRAKVELEFLLNAMAFNLKKAALKAGC